Proteins encoded in a region of the Oscillospiraceae bacterium genome:
- a CDS encoding O-methyltransferase, whose protein sequence is MNYECITTYLRGLIPQRDEKLAKLEQECREAQLPIVRPETAEFLELLCMLKKPTKILEIGTCVGFSALLMVNASPQLEKLITIDRYPYMIERAKKNFEAFEEKRITLMEGQAADILKELDTGFDIVFLDAAKGQYPVFLPDCLRLLNKGGLFIADNVLFDGVIADEKRAVRRDRTIVNRLKQFLKEISENPELKTSILPLGDGLSVSYKK, encoded by the coding sequence ATAAATTATGAATGTATAACAACATATCTGAGAGGCCTTATTCCTCAGAGAGATGAAAAATTAGCAAAGCTTGAGCAGGAATGCCGTGAAGCTCAGCTTCCTATTGTACGTCCTGAAACTGCAGAATTTTTAGAGCTTTTATGTATGCTGAAGAAACCGACAAAAATATTGGAAATCGGCACTTGCGTAGGCTTTTCGGCACTGCTTATGGTTAATGCATCTCCTCAGCTTGAAAAGCTTATAACTATTGACAGATATCCATATATGATAGAGCGTGCAAAAAAGAATTTTGAAGCTTTTGAGGAAAAAAGAATAACTTTAATGGAAGGTCAGGCGGCAGATATTTTAAAAGAGCTTGATACAGGCTTTGATATTGTATTTCTTGATGCCGCTAAAGGACAGTATCCTGTATTTTTACCCGATTGCTTAAGGCTTCTTAACAAGGGCGGACTTTTTATAGCTGATAACGTTCTTTTTGACGGAGTAATTGCCGATGAAAAACGTGCTGTTCGCCGTGACAGAACAATAGTTAACAGATTAAAGCAGTTTTTAAAAGAAATTTCCGAAAATCCTGAGTTGAAAACGAGCATTCTTCCTTTGGGAGACGGACTTTCTGTATCTTATAAAAAATAA
- a CDS encoding N-acetylmuramoyl-L-alanine amidase gives MQLYGKSGYKRVYLFVLALIMVLSSCQFSIRNEESENFEYKTALDFYYSELPQGSSSSVTSLRAVFANNDVKVNAINTYNSISNALSVAKDNGFNCIVADFNPYELYFSDMYYSKPGQAKIIPENAKLINDIISQANDLGINVFLKVDAFLVSDGSFGFENLNYINKNDLAINEKRYLNICKYSNILIMSDIFSRMSSDIKAQGYILSELDFPQIPECEKECLLTETSADEYVKKALENATVNAISSILNVSPGIPVMLDYEATVYADYDALLQKKLFNSVFCNKEDAQTLDDDIDFVLKQEIKGEVYDVAEEYKSSLSLEKCFGTVFYDSKVLAHNENYLLALKLEFEGQIDDETKGIELEISTPKNNITVERENIVISGSCDNNFPLYMNGEKIEPSEKGLFSVDYKLNKGKNVIEFSHKDKTVTLNVTYYLRIIKDLSLVNNITVSSGATVAMSVYARSGAKVSGVLNGKTIAFTQKNVAEDDDSENADNDFALFEAVFAVEQNNSEKTKNLGSCRVTASYNGFTESLVSGKIFVESIFNNTEGQNMIVETTAERAETFDNDMAQSVIDKALPINIYLPKGTKDYVIGEITYFDDGEDLSYWKMKSGKRVYKKDSKTYVSSEKLYGEISSVSVVDNGKYTDIIMNTPARPPFEIDFNVSYKAFNKKAGYFDFTCNFNPSTISFLLHNVNFDGGINVSQNPVLSNVSMSNVSSNSCRLTLNLKNAGRFYGFTSKYDEQGRLCIRLINPTVYNESTGKFSEGFTVLVDAGHGGKDPGAKGVGGVWEQTLNLRVAQELVNKFKQAGATVYTSRTTNNEYNKDKIFDIIEKQQPTLLISIHHNASTSSAVYGPEVYYYYPFSQGIAEKVLTAIGRTHSAGWRSKYKALYSLRSHEGMRILVECAYITNVKDYQFAVDNSAYFSEKIFTAVKEYYS, from the coding sequence ATGCAGCTTTACGGTAAAAGCGGGTACAAAAGAGTATATTTATTTGTACTTGCACTTATTATGGTTTTAAGTTCGTGCCAATTCAGTATACGTAACGAGGAATCGGAAAATTTTGAATATAAAACTGCTCTTGATTTTTATTATTCAGAGCTGCCTCAGGGCAGCTCTTCTTCTGTTACATCGTTGCGTGCTGTGTTTGCAAATAATGACGTAAAAGTAAATGCTATAAATACATATAATTCAATTTCAAACGCATTGAGTGTTGCAAAGGATAACGGCTTTAATTGTATTGTTGCGGATTTTAATCCTTACGAGCTGTATTTTTCGGATATGTATTATTCAAAGCCGGGTCAAGCAAAAATAATCCCTGAGAATGCAAAGCTTATAAACGATATTATATCTCAAGCGAATGATTTGGGAATAAATGTATTTTTAAAGGTTGATGCTTTTCTTGTTTCCGATGGAAGCTTTGGCTTTGAAAATCTTAACTATATCAATAAAAATGATTTAGCTATTAATGAAAAAAGATATTTGAATATTTGCAAATACTCAAATATTTTGATTATGTCGGATATTTTTTCAAGAATGAGCAGTGACATAAAAGCGCAAGGCTATATTTTATCAGAGCTTGATTTTCCTCAAATTCCTGAGTGTGAAAAGGAGTGCCTATTAACTGAAACAAGTGCTGATGAATATGTAAAAAAAGCACTTGAAAATGCGACTGTAAATGCAATAAGCTCTATTTTGAATGTCTCTCCGGGAATACCTGTAATGCTTGATTACGAAGCTACTGTTTATGCGGATTATGATGCTTTATTGCAAAAAAAGTTGTTTAACTCTGTTTTTTGTAATAAAGAGGATGCTCAAACTCTTGATGACGATATTGATTTTGTTTTAAAGCAAGAAATTAAGGGCGAGGTTTATGATGTTGCGGAAGAATACAAAAGCTCGCTTTCTTTGGAAAAATGTTTTGGAACTGTATTTTATGACAGTAAAGTTTTAGCACATAATGAAAATTATCTTCTTGCTCTGAAATTAGAATTTGAAGGTCAGATTGATGATGAAACAAAGGGAATAGAGCTTGAAATTTCAACACCTAAAAACAATATAACAGTAGAAAGAGAAAATATTGTTATTTCGGGTAGCTGCGATAATAATTTCCCTTTATATATGAATGGTGAAAAAATTGAACCTTCGGAAAAGGGATTGTTTTCTGTTGATTATAAGCTTAATAAAGGAAAGAACGTTATTGAGTTTTCGCATAAGGATAAAACTGTAACTCTGAACGTAACTTATTATTTGAGAATTATAAAGGATTTATCTTTAGTTAATAATATAACGGTTTCCTCCGGTGCAACCGTTGCTATGAGTGTGTATGCAAGAAGCGGTGCGAAGGTAAGCGGTGTTTTAAACGGAAAAACTATTGCCTTTACTCAAAAAAATGTGGCTGAAGATGACGATTCGGAAAATGCAGATAATGACTTCGCACTTTTTGAAGCTGTTTTTGCTGTTGAGCAAAACAACAGTGAAAAAACAAAAAACTTAGGAAGTTGCCGTGTAACTGCTTCTTATAATGGATTTACCGAAAGTCTTGTAAGCGGAAAAATCTTTGTAGAGAGCATATTTAACAATACCGAAGGTCAGAATATGATTGTTGAAACAACGGCTGAAAGAGCGGAAACCTTTGACAATGATATGGCGCAATCTGTTATTGATAAAGCGCTTCCTATAAATATTTATCTTCCCAAAGGCACAAAAGACTACGTTATAGGTGAGATTACTTACTTTGATGACGGCGAAGATTTAAGCTATTGGAAGATGAAAAGCGGAAAACGTGTTTATAAAAAAGATAGTAAAACTTACGTATCTTCTGAAAAGCTTTACGGAGAAATCTCTTCTGTTTCGGTAGTGGATAACGGTAAATATACCGATATTATAATGAATACACCGGCAAGACCGCCTTTTGAGATTGATTTTAATGTAAGCTATAAAGCTTTTAATAAAAAAGCGGGATATTTTGACTTTACGTGTAATTTTAATCCTTCAACTATTTCGTTTTTGCTTCATAACGTAAATTTTGACGGGGGTATAAACGTTTCGCAAAATCCTGTTCTTTCAAATGTTTCTATGTCGAATGTTTCTTCAAATTCCTGCAGACTTACTCTTAATTTGAAAAATGCAGGAAGATTTTACGGCTTTACCTCTAAATATGACGAACAGGGAAGGCTTTGTATACGCCTTATCAATCCTACGGTTTATAATGAAAGTACAGGTAAATTCAGCGAAGGCTTTACTGTTCTTGTTGATGCAGGACATGGAGGTAAAGACCCCGGTGCAAAGGGTGTAGGAGGAGTATGGGAGCAAACTCTTAATCTAAGAGTTGCACAGGAGCTTGTAAATAAATTTAAACAAGCAGGTGCAACTGTTTACACCTCGAGAACTACAAATAACGAATATAATAAAGATAAAATTTTTGATATAATCGAGAAACAACAGCCTACTCTTTTAATAAGTATCCATCACAACGCAAGCACAAGCTCTGCTGTATACGGTCCGGAGGTATATTACTATTATCCTTTCAGCCAGGGTATAGCGGAAAAGGTGTTGACTGCTATAGGAAGAACACATTCAGCAGGTTGGAGAAGTAAATATAAGGCTCTCTACAGTCTTCGTTCTCACGAAGGTATGAGAATACTTGTGGAATGTGCTTATATAACAAACGTAAAAGATTATCAATTTGCCGTTGATAATTCCGCATATTTTTCAGAAAAAATATTTACGGCAGTTAAAGAGTATTATTCTTAA
- a CDS encoding nucleotidyltransferase, which yields MNKPTLVIMAAGMGSRYGGLKQIDPIGANGEIIMDFSIMDAKKAGFEKAVIVIKKENEQLFKEAVGDRLEKHMKIEYAYQELTNLPEGFCVPEGRVKPWGTGHAVLAAADKIEGPFAVINADDYYGPKAFSIIYDFLTSQAQDGEKQHFCMAGFVLKNTITENGHVARGVCVADENDILTDINERTKIQRNNGIIQYTEDDVNWVDLDENALVSMNCWGFTNAFLDELKIRFVEFLKKSGNELKSEYFLPFVVDELISEGKADVKVLKTDDKWYGVTYKEDKEQVVSAIKAMVDKGMY from the coding sequence ATGAATAAACCTACATTAGTTATTATGGCTGCCGGTATGGGAAGCCGTTACGGAGGCCTTAAGCAAATTGATCCTATAGGCGCAAACGGAGAAATCATTATGGATTTTTCTATAATGGATGCTAAAAAAGCAGGCTTTGAAAAGGCTGTAATAGTGATAAAAAAAGAAAATGAACAGCTTTTTAAAGAGGCTGTAGGGGATAGGCTTGAAAAGCATATGAAAATAGAATATGCTTATCAGGAGCTTACAAATCTACCTGAGGGCTTTTGTGTTCCTGAGGGACGTGTAAAGCCTTGGGGAACAGGGCACGCAGTTCTTGCGGCGGCTGATAAAATCGAAGGTCCTTTTGCAGTAATAAATGCAGATGATTATTACGGTCCCAAAGCATTTTCTATTATTTATGATTTTCTTACATCACAAGCTCAGGACGGCGAAAAGCAGCATTTTTGTATGGCGGGCTTTGTTTTGAAAAACACAATCACCGAGAACGGACACGTTGCAAGAGGTGTTTGTGTTGCTGACGAAAACGATATTCTTACTGATATTAATGAGCGTACTAAAATTCAACGCAATAACGGAATTATTCAATATACCGAAGATGACGTTAATTGGGTTGACTTAGATGAAAACGCTCTTGTGTCTATGAATTGTTGGGGATTTACAAACGCTTTCTTAGATGAATTGAAAATAAGATTTGTTGAGTTCCTTAAAAAAAGCGGAAATGAGCTTAAAAGCGAATACTTCCTTCCTTTTGTTGTAGATGAACTTATAAGCGAAGGAAAAGCAGATGTAAAGGTTTTAAAGACAGATGACAAATGGTATGGAGTTACATATAAAGAGGATAAGGAACAAGTAGTTTCCGCTATAAAAGCTATGGTTGACAAAGGAATGTATTGA
- a CDS encoding transcriptional repressor — MTNQRYSPKREEIINNLKSRCDHPTAQEVFAEVKNKFPNISLATVYRNLGELAQSGNITIVNAGGEVHFDGDSTPHYHLVCISCGKIEDVFDSTAAKFLTEVTQTKGCTPQSAELIVRYLCNCCKNQ, encoded by the coding sequence ATGACAAATCAACGGTACTCACCAAAGCGAGAAGAAATCATCAACAATCTTAAATCAAGATGCGACCACCCTACTGCACAGGAAGTTTTCGCCGAAGTAAAAAACAAGTTTCCAAATATCAGTCTTGCAACTGTTTACCGTAATCTCGGAGAGCTTGCTCAAAGCGGAAACATAACTATCGTAAATGCAGGCGGCGAAGTTCATTTTGACGGTGACTCTACCCCGCACTATCATCTTGTTTGTATTTCATGCGGAAAAATTGAAGATGTTTTCGATTCTACTGCTGCCAAATTTTTAACCGAGGTTACACAAACAAAAGGCTGTACACCTCAATCTGCAGAGCTTATTGTTCGGTATCTCTGTAACTGCTGTAAAAATCAATAA
- a CDS encoding NADH peroxidase produces the protein MKKFVCTICGYTHEGDSAPEACPLCKAPAEKFKEASDEKTWAAEHIIGIAKGVDPRIIEGLKANFEGECCEVGMYLAMARAAHREGYPEIGLYWEKAAYEEAEHAAKFAELLGEVVSPSTKENLAVRVDAENGATMGKFELAKLAKELGLDAIHDTVHEMARDEARHGKAFEGLLNRYFK, from the coding sequence ATGAAAAAATTTGTATGTACTATCTGCGGTTATACTCACGAAGGAGATTCTGCTCCCGAGGCTTGTCCTCTTTGCAAAGCTCCTGCTGAAAAATTCAAGGAAGCTTCCGACGAAAAGACATGGGCTGCTGAGCACATCATCGGTATTGCTAAGGGTGTAGACCCCAGAATTATTGAAGGTTTAAAAGCTAATTTCGAAGGCGAATGCTGTGAAGTTGGTATGTATCTTGCTATGGCAAGAGCTGCTCACCGTGAAGGATATCCCGAAATCGGACTTTATTGGGAAAAAGCAGCTTACGAAGAGGCTGAGCACGCTGCAAAATTTGCAGAGCTTTTAGGCGAAGTTGTTTCCCCTTCTACAAAAGAAAATCTTGCTGTACGTGTTGATGCTGAAAACGGCGCAACAATGGGCAAATTCGAGCTTGCTAAGCTCGCAAAAGAATTAGGTCTTGATGCAATTCATGACACTGTTCACGAAATGGCTCGTGATGAGGCTCGTCACGGCAAAGCATTTGAGGGACTCCTCAACCGCTACTTCAAATAA
- a CDS encoding sugar O-acetyltransferase, with translation MNNIERRNKGLAYIADEAVIEELLNCRKILQKLNFMDRCDIDGVMKVVKELLGKSEEAFINPPFYCDFGTNIEVGKNFFANYNCTILDVAKVKIGDNCQLAPNVSIFTAGHPIHPDSRNSGYEYGKEIIIGDNVWIGGNSVICPGVTIGSNVVIGAGSVVTKDIPDWCIAVGNPCKVKRKIGEEDRRKLYKNEEFDEEAWENIVSRVFSN, from the coding sequence ATGAATAACATTGAACGTCGAAACAAAGGTTTGGCTTATATTGCCGACGAAGCCGTTATAGAAGAATTGTTAAACTGTCGAAAAATTTTGCAAAAATTAAATTTTATGGACAGATGTGATATTGACGGGGTTATGAAAGTAGTTAAAGAATTATTGGGAAAGTCAGAAGAAGCATTTATCAATCCCCCGTTTTATTGTGATTTTGGAACTAATATTGAAGTTGGAAAAAACTTTTTTGCAAACTATAACTGTACAATTTTAGATGTTGCAAAAGTTAAAATCGGCGACAATTGCCAATTAGCTCCCAATGTATCTATCTTTACTGCCGGTCATCCTATACATCCCGATAGCAGAAATTCGGGTTATGAATACGGAAAAGAAATTATCATCGGTGATAATGTATGGATAGGCGGAAATAGTGTAATCTGTCCCGGTGTAACTATTGGCAGTAATGTTGTTATAGGAGCAGGAAGTGTTGTAACAAAGGATATTCCTGATTGGTGTATAGCAGTAGGAAATCCCTGTAAGGTTAAAAGAAAAATCGGAGAAGAAGATAGACGAAAATTATATAAAAACGAAGAATTTGATGAAGAAGCCTGGGAAAACATTGTTAGCCGTGTTTTTTCAAATTGA
- a CDS encoding helix-turn-helix transcriptional regulator: MTSDKLKEIGTRISDRRKQLNYTQEQIADKMDVSIQMISNLERGNKAIKIENLIKISEILNVSTDYILIGKHTEKDVNSVLNRISNLSDVDYKMIDMLIEYCLNK, encoded by the coding sequence ATGACATCTGATAAACTGAAGGAAATAGGTACTCGTATTAGTGACAGACGAAAACAATTAAACTATACGCAGGAACAAATTGCTGATAAAATGGATGTTTCTATTCAAATGATTTCTAATCTTGAACGGGGAAATAAGGCAATTAAAATAGAAAATCTGATAAAAATAAGCGAAATACTTAATGTGAGTACTGACTATATATTAATAGGAAAACATACAGAAAAAGATGTTAATTCGGTTTTGAATCGTATTTCTAACCTCTCAGATGTCGATTATAAAATGATAGACATGTTAATTGAATATTGTTTAAATAAATAA
- a CDS encoding SGNH/GDSL hydrolase family protein yields MKVFFKNIMLFLTLLALLISLFSCGINSNNSNSAYSELNNIITSNSSSIISSNSQITNSDVSQTSPDNTTQSQSSNISSQEKFSPLALPSKIYAFVGQPIKLYFLNLVKYNSMDNIVFKVDSENKGTAYTDRWEYTPQKAETINLTIAVYDRDNNILNKGTTKIEIKDKTQKDSLSILIIGDSTIAANIEPQTVLSLANNNNYSLTMLGTEGKNLNKHEGKSGYTAKMFVETKSTTSCSNPFYNPNTKKFDFSYYMQSQSYPKIDCVSIQLGINDLTKCTSTQHLNNNMKTYFENMEFIINNIHSYDSNIKIIWNLILPCTVEQEKFNEQYGENIYKAERCKSNTYTANLKIIEKYSNLKNVFIAPTNASLDTVKNMEKGGVGAIHPSAAGYTEIGTLLYSFIRAIN; encoded by the coding sequence TTGAAAGTTTTTTTTAAAAATATAATGCTTTTTTTAACTTTATTAGCATTATTAATTAGTCTTTTTAGTTGCGGTATTAATAGTAATAATTCGAATTCTGCTTATTCCGAATTAAACAATATTATTACGTCCAATTCATCAAGTATTATTTCAAGCAACAGCCAGATTACAAATTCTGATGTTTCTCAAACCTCGCCAGATAATACTACACAATCACAGTCAAGCAATATATCTTCTCAAGAAAAATTTTCTCCTTTAGCTCTGCCATCCAAAATCTATGCTTTTGTCGGTCAACCTATAAAATTATATTTTTTAAATCTTGTTAAATACAATTCTATGGATAATATTGTTTTTAAAGTTGATTCTGAGAACAAAGGAACTGCTTACACTGACCGTTGGGAGTATACGCCCCAAAAGGCTGAAACTATAAATTTAACTATTGCTGTTTACGATAGAGATAATAATATTTTGAATAAAGGAACAACAAAAATTGAAATTAAAGATAAAACTCAAAAAGATAGTCTTTCTATATTAATAATTGGAGATAGTACAATAGCAGCTAATATAGAACCTCAGACCGTACTAAGTCTTGCTAACAATAATAATTACAGCTTAACTATGCTTGGAACCGAAGGAAAGAATTTAAACAAACACGAAGGAAAAAGTGGCTACACTGCTAAAATGTTTGTAGAAACAAAATCTACAACAAGCTGTTCAAACCCATTTTATAATCCTAACACAAAGAAATTTGATTTTTCTTATTATATGCAATCTCAAAGCTATCCAAAAATTGATTGTGTTTCCATACAATTGGGAATTAATGATTTAACTAAATGTACATCAACCCAACATTTAAACAATAATATGAAAACATATTTTGAAAATATGGAATTTATAATAAATAATATTCATTCATACGATTCAAATATTAAAATCATTTGGAATTTAATTTTACCTTGTACCGTTGAACAAGAAAAATTCAATGAGCAATATGGAGAAAACATCTATAAAGCCGAACGCTGTAAATCAAATACATACACGGCTAACCTTAAAATTATTGAAAAATATTCAAATTTAAAGAATGTATTCATAGCACCAACAAACGCATCTTTAGATACAGTTAAAAATATGGAAAAGGGCGGTGTAGGCGCAATACATCCCTCAGCAGCAGGATATACTGAAATAGGAACACTATTATATAGTTTTATTCGTGCAATAAATTAA
- a CDS encoding bifunctional 4-hydroxy-3-methylbut-2-enyl diphosphate reductase/30S ribosomal protein S1, whose amino-acid sequence MKITVAKSAGFCFGVSRAIDILWDCVEKENQDIYTLGPIIHNPQMIASLEKNNVFAVKDFSNIDKDKLIVIRTHGIEKDILNQLQEKSFRYIDATCPFVKKIHKIVKEQQEQNKKILIAGDPEHPEVKGIVSYAKDVFVFKNLEELKKEIENNAEIVEKDSILVAQTTFSKKEWKKINEYLRKLYTNVKIFDTICVATDERQNEAQKLAKENDAMIVIGGKESSNTTKLFEICSYYCPNSFHIETAKELPDGLEKYKRIGITAGASTPDDIIKEVLQTMSEKYTMDEATEISFEEALEESLRPISNGDIVTGIITAVAPNEITVDLGAKQAGYIAAAEFSADPSVKLEDSVKVGDEIEVQVVRLNDVDGTVMLSRKRIESAKAFETVAAAVESKETIDAVVTENVNAGVIASHKGVNIFVPASQTGIARDGDLSVLLNQKVKLKVIDVQSRGRRKKIIGSIKAATRDIRKENEQKLFADIEVGKKYTGTVKSFTSFGAFVDIGGVDGLVHISELSWLRIKHPSEVLEIGQNIEVYIKEFDAEKKRISLGYKNEAENPVTLFLAKYNVGDVIDVKVVRIVPFGAFAEIIPGIDGLIHISQIANERVNKVEDFLKVGQNVTVKITDIAENAKKVSLSIRELLEPVAPVETEVEETVEAETTEEATAEE is encoded by the coding sequence ATGAAAATTACAGTTGCCAAATCTGCAGGTTTTTGCTTTGGAGTAAGCAGAGCAATTGATATTCTTTGGGATTGTGTTGAAAAAGAAAATCAGGATATTTATACACTCGGACCGATAATTCATAATCCGCAAATGATAGCTTCTCTTGAAAAAAATAATGTATTTGCAGTAAAAGATTTTTCCAATATTGATAAAGATAAGCTTATTGTTATCAGAACGCACGGAATAGAAAAAGATATTCTTAATCAATTACAGGAAAAAAGCTTCAGATATATAGATGCAACTTGTCCTTTTGTAAAAAAGATTCATAAAATAGTTAAAGAACAACAGGAACAAAACAAAAAAATTCTTATAGCAGGTGATCCTGAGCATCCCGAGGTAAAGGGAATAGTAAGCTATGCAAAAGATGTTTTTGTGTTTAAAAACTTAGAAGAACTAAAAAAAGAGATAGAAAATAATGCAGAAATTGTAGAAAAAGACTCGATTTTGGTCGCTCAAACGACATTTTCTAAAAAAGAATGGAAAAAAATTAACGAATATTTAAGAAAACTATATACAAACGTAAAAATTTTTGATACAATATGTGTTGCAACCGATGAACGTCAGAATGAAGCTCAAAAGCTCGCTAAAGAAAATGACGCTATGATTGTTATAGGAGGCAAGGAAAGTTCAAATACAACTAAGCTGTTTGAAATTTGTTCTTATTATTGTCCCAATAGCTTTCATATAGAAACTGCTAAGGAGCTTCCTGATGGGTTGGAAAAATATAAAAGGATTGGTATAACAGCAGGTGCTTCAACACCTGATGATATAATCAAGGAGGTTTTACAAACAATGTCAGAAAAGTACACAATGGACGAAGCTACCGAAATATCTTTCGAGGAGGCGCTGGAGGAGTCATTAAGACCCATAAGCAATGGTGATATTGTAACAGGTATCATTACTGCAGTTGCTCCCAACGAAATCACGGTAGACCTAGGCGCAAAACAGGCAGGCTACATTGCCGCCGCAGAATTTTCAGCAGATCCGTCAGTAAAATTAGAGGATTCTGTTAAGGTGGGTGATGAAATAGAAGTTCAAGTTGTTCGCTTAAATGACGTTGATGGAACCGTTATGCTTTCTCGTAAACGTATTGAGTCTGCAAAAGCTTTTGAAACTGTTGCTGCAGCTGTTGAGTCAAAAGAAACAATTGATGCTGTTGTAACCGAAAATGTTAATGCAGGTGTTATAGCAAGTCATAAGGGCGTAAATATTTTTGTACCCGCTTCTCAAACAGGAATTGCAAGAGACGGAGATTTGTCAGTTCTTCTTAATCAAAAAGTAAAATTGAAGGTTATCGACGTTCAAAGCAGAGGCAGAAGAAAGAAGATAATCGGCTCAATCAAAGCAGCAACAAGAGATATCCGCAAGGAAAATGAGCAAAAGCTCTTTGCAGATATTGAAGTTGGAAAGAAATATACAGGTACTGTTAAATCCTTTACATCCTTCGGTGCCTTTGTAGATATCGGCGGGGTAGACGGTCTTGTTCACATTTCCGAGCTTTCCTGGCTTAGAATTAAGCACCCCTCTGAAGTTCTTGAAATAGGACAGAATATAGAGGTATACATCAAAGAATTTGACGCAGAAAAGAAGCGTATTTCTTTAGGCTACAAAAACGAAGCAGAAAACCCCGTTACATTGTTCCTTGCTAAATATAATGTCGGTGATGTTATTGATGTTAAGGTTGTAAGAATAGTTCCTTTCGGAGCATTTGCAGAAATTATCCCCGGTATAGACGGACTTATTCATATTTCTCAAATTGCTAACGAAAGAGTAAATAAGGTTGAAGACTTCCTCAAGGTAGGTCAAAACGTAACTGTAAAAATTACAGATATTGCTGAAAATGCAAAGAAAGTTTCTCTTTCAATAAGAGAACTTCTTGAGCCTGTTGCTCCTGTTGAAACAGAAGTTGAAGAAACAGTTGAAGCAGAAACAACAGAAGAAGCTACAGCAGAAGAATAA
- a CDS encoding 1-acyl-sn-glycerol-3-phosphate acyltransferase, protein MKSYKWIKLFLGWLIGLIFRVNRHNEQLQKVEGSMIICANHSSLLDPIVLAIATDRTINYMAKAELFKNKIANWFLRCLGAFPVVRGKADLTSVKTSLKILKNDGVLGIFPQGKRVEEGESADAKMGLAMLAYKTKATVLPVKIIYKTKPGFLRRTDIIYGKPLSFEELGFKDGSKEEFAQVSNKILEIINSLSLS, encoded by the coding sequence TTGAAATCGTATAAATGGATAAAGCTTTTTTTAGGATGGCTTATAGGGCTTATTTTCAGAGTTAACAGACATAATGAACAGCTTCAAAAAGTAGAAGGTTCAATGATAATATGTGCTAATCACAGCTCCTTGCTTGACCCTATAGTGCTTGCTATTGCAACAGACCGTACAATAAACTATATGGCAAAAGCAGAACTGTTTAAAAATAAGATTGCAAATTGGTTTTTAAGATGCTTAGGAGCTTTCCCCGTAGTAAGAGGTAAGGCGGATTTAACTTCCGTAAAAACATCTCTTAAAATACTTAAAAATGACGGCGTTTTAGGAATTTTCCCTCAAGGAAAGCGTGTGGAAGAAGGGGAGAGCGCTGATGCGAAAATGGGACTTGCTATGCTCGCTTATAAAACAAAGGCAACAGTTCTTCCTGTAAAAATAATTTATAAAACAAAGCCGGGCTTTTTAAGAAGAACAGATATTATTTACGGAAAGCCTTTAAGCTTTGAAGAATTAGGCTTTAAGGATGGAAGTAAGGAAGAGTTTGCACAAGTAAGCAATAAAATTCTTGAAATCATAAATTCTCTTTCTTTGAGTTAA